A single window of Agromyces aureus DNA harbors:
- a CDS encoding SDR family NAD(P)-dependent oxidoreductase, with amino-acid sequence MPTADHADSSAPKIDAADLEATLRVLASLSELDETDPDFETVRHATAKMFKSVKSARRLVKRKVIQDADRAVIAATATGAPTRIDDETRGADLVSGTDARTAGELLVARPCYICKQRYTLVDAFYHQLCPTCAAMSHAKRDARTDLTGRRALLTGGRAKIGMYIALRLLRDGAHTTITTRFPRDAARRFAAMPDADQWLHRLRIVGIDLRDPAQVIALADDVAAQGPLDILINNAAQTVRRSPGSYSPLVEAESSPLPDGPMPELVSFGHTNDAHPLALADSVSSHPVLSSGLFAGTMTADDLTALALAPGSSSLARLADRTAIDAGGLVPDLHHENSWSAVVQDVDPLEMLEVQLCNTTAPFILVSRLRASMAASPARRTYVVNVSAMEGVFSRGYKGPGHPHTNMAKAAMNMLTRTSAKEMLADGILMTSVDTGWITDERPHPTKVRLAEEGFHAPLDLVDGAARVYDPIVRGEAGEDVTGVFLKDYARSDW; translated from the coding sequence ATGCCCACCGCCGACCACGCCGACTCCAGCGCGCCCAAGATCGACGCCGCCGACCTCGAGGCGACGCTGCGCGTGCTGGCCTCGCTCAGCGAGCTCGACGAGACCGACCCCGACTTCGAGACGGTGCGTCACGCCACCGCGAAGATGTTCAAGTCGGTCAAGTCCGCCCGCAGGCTGGTCAAGCGCAAGGTGATCCAGGACGCCGATCGCGCGGTCATCGCGGCGACGGCGACGGGCGCGCCGACCCGCATCGACGACGAGACGCGCGGGGCCGACCTCGTGAGCGGCACCGACGCGCGCACCGCTGGTGAACTGCTCGTCGCCCGCCCCTGCTACATCTGCAAGCAGCGGTACACGCTCGTCGACGCGTTCTACCACCAGCTCTGCCCGACGTGCGCCGCCATGAGCCACGCCAAGCGCGACGCCCGCACCGACCTGACCGGCCGGCGCGCACTGCTCACGGGCGGCCGGGCGAAGATCGGCATGTACATCGCGCTGCGGCTGCTTCGCGACGGCGCGCACACCACGATCACGACCCGGTTCCCGCGCGATGCGGCTCGGCGCTTCGCCGCCATGCCCGACGCAGACCAGTGGCTGCACCGGCTCCGCATCGTCGGCATCGACCTGCGCGACCCGGCGCAGGTCATCGCGCTCGCCGACGACGTCGCCGCACAGGGCCCCCTCGACATCCTCATCAACAACGCCGCGCAGACCGTGCGCCGCTCCCCCGGCTCGTACTCGCCGCTCGTCGAGGCCGAGTCCTCGCCGCTGCCCGACGGCCCGATGCCCGAGCTCGTGAGCTTCGGCCACACGAACGACGCGCACCCGCTCGCGCTCGCCGACTCGGTGTCCAGCCACCCGGTGCTCTCGTCGGGACTGTTCGCCGGGACCATGACCGCCGACGACCTCACCGCGCTCGCCCTCGCACCAGGCTCGAGCTCGCTCGCCCGCCTCGCGGACCGCACCGCGATCGACGCGGGCGGCCTCGTGCCCGACCTCCACCACGAGAACAGCTGGAGCGCGGTCGTGCAGGACGTCGATCCGCTCGAGATGCTCGAGGTGCAGCTCTGCAACACGACGGCCCCGTTCATCCTCGTGAGCCGACTGCGGGCGTCGATGGCCGCATCCCCGGCGCGTCGCACGTACGTCGTCAACGTCTCGGCGATGGAGGGCGTGTTCAGCCGCGGCTACAAGGGCCCCGGACACCCGCACACGAACATGGCCAAGGCCGCGATGAACATGCTCACGCGCACGAGCGCGAAGGAGATGCTGGCCGACGGCATCCTCATGACGAGCGTCGACACCGGGTGGATCACCGACGAGCGCCCGCACCCGACCAAGGTGCGACTCGCCGAGGAGGGCTTCCACGCCCCGCTCGACCTCGTCGACGGCGCCGCCCGGGTCTACGACCCCATCGTGCGCGGCGAGGCCGGCGAAGACGTCACCGGCGTGTTCCTGAAGGACTACGCGCGCTCCGACTGGTGA
- a CDS encoding DUF2332 domain-containing protein, with translation MSTSTDATASTAERYRAFADVEASGMSATYEAWADGVATDAAVQALIDELPPPKRQPNLVFSAARLLGAEPGPYPAFAAWLAEHWSAVREVALSHATQTNEAARCALLLPVLSGIEGPIALLEVGASAGLCLYPDRYGYRYTGHAVGGSVRLDPIPGPGRGDGAVELECTVRGGTPVPVPSRMPEIVWRSGIDLNPLDVRSEADVAWLDALVWPEHDDRRARLSAAAAIAAADPPHLVSGDLNEQLAALAATAPADATLVVFHTAVLMYLDEPGRDRFVRQVGDLPGHWVSAEARRVLRGIRLRDEVPNEPSDLVLALDGVQVAWAQPHGRALTWAPNP, from the coding sequence ATGAGCACCAGCACCGACGCCACGGCCTCGACCGCCGAGCGCTACCGCGCCTTCGCCGACGTGGAGGCGAGCGGCATGTCGGCGACGTACGAGGCATGGGCCGACGGCGTGGCGACGGATGCCGCGGTGCAGGCCCTGATCGACGAACTGCCCCCGCCCAAACGCCAACCCAACCTGGTGTTCTCGGCCGCGCGCCTGCTCGGTGCCGAACCCGGCCCGTACCCGGCGTTCGCCGCCTGGCTCGCCGAGCACTGGAGCGCGGTGCGCGAGGTCGCCCTCTCGCATGCGACGCAGACCAACGAGGCCGCGCGCTGCGCCCTGCTCCTGCCCGTGCTCTCCGGCATCGAGGGTCCGATCGCGCTGCTCGAGGTGGGCGCCTCGGCCGGCCTCTGCCTGTACCCCGACCGGTACGGGTACCGGTACACGGGCCATGCCGTCGGGGGTTCGGTGCGGCTCGATCCCATTCCCGGACCGGGCAGAGGCGACGGCGCCGTGGAGCTCGAGTGCACGGTGCGAGGCGGCACCCCGGTTCCCGTGCCGAGCCGAATGCCCGAGATCGTCTGGCGTTCGGGCATCGACCTGAACCCGCTCGACGTGCGTTCCGAAGCGGATGTCGCGTGGCTCGACGCCCTCGTCTGGCCCGAGCACGACGACCGACGGGCGCGGCTCAGTGCCGCCGCCGCGATCGCCGCCGCCGACCCGCCGCACCTCGTGAGCGGCGACCTCAACGAGCAGCTCGCGGCGCTCGCCGCAACCGCCCCGGCCGACGCGACCCTCGTCGTGTTCCACACGGCCGTGCTCATGTACCTCGACGAGCCGGGTCGTGATCGCTTCGTGCGACAGGTGGGTGACCTGCCAGGGCACTGGGTCTCCGCGGAGGCCCGCCGGGTCCTCCGCGGCATCCGCCTGCGCGACGAGGTGCCGAACGAGCCCAGCGACCTCGTGCTCGCCCTCGACGGCGTGCAGGTCGCCTGGGCGCAGCCGCACGGGCGGGCGCTCACGTGGGCGCCGAATCCCTAG
- a CDS encoding ribose-5-phosphate isomerase, whose protein sequence is MRIHIATDHAGLEFSRTLVDHLTNAGHEVLDHGPAEYDALDDYPAFCINAALAVAADQSAGVHALGIVFGGSGNGEQIAANKVVGVRAALVWSMDTAILARQHNDANVISIGARQHTVEEAIRYIDAFIAEPFSGDERHVRRIAQLAEYETTGDIAGKGVDRPAATEA, encoded by the coding sequence ATGCGCATCCATATCGCGACCGACCACGCCGGCCTCGAGTTCAGCCGTACGCTCGTCGACCACCTGACCAACGCCGGTCACGAGGTGCTCGACCACGGACCCGCCGAGTACGACGCCCTCGACGACTACCCGGCCTTCTGCATCAACGCAGCGCTCGCCGTGGCCGCCGACCAGTCGGCGGGCGTGCACGCGCTCGGCATCGTCTTCGGCGGTTCGGGCAACGGCGAGCAGATCGCCGCGAACAAGGTCGTCGGCGTGCGCGCGGCCCTCGTGTGGAGCATGGACACCGCGATCCTCGCGCGCCAGCACAACGACGCGAACGTCATCTCGATCGGTGCGCGCCAGCACACCGTCGAAGAGGCGATCCGGTACATCGACGCGTTCATCGCGGAGCCGTTCTCGGGCGATGAGCGCCACGTGCGCCGCATCGCGCAGCTCGCCGAGTACGAGACCACGGGCGACATCGCGGGCAAGGGCGTCGACCGCCCGGCGGCGACCGAGGCGTAG
- a CDS encoding Fpg/Nei family DNA glycosylase, whose protein sequence is MPEGHSVHRITRQFERNFVGHVVRVSSPQGRFVQGAADLDGRRVTDARAVGKQMFLGFEGDRWLRVHLGMYGAWDFAGDILMDATIASANGRMGQTNQRGTFLDAENPDAVVLDSAGENSITSIGAPRRTRLRMSESEKEGARPETFPPEPIGQVRVRLLTETVCADLRGPTACEVLDPAQVEAIVAKLGPDPLLDPGPASEERFTSVVRRKPTPIGLLLMDQNVVAGIGNVYRAELLFRARLNPHTPGRLVPEEVVRDLWRDWAKLLAIGVETGQMMTMDDLDPEAYRAAMASRDDRHWVYKREGQPCRVCGTNIVLEEMGARKLYWCPRCQA, encoded by the coding sequence GTGCCTGAGGGGCATTCCGTCCACCGCATCACCCGGCAGTTCGAGCGCAACTTCGTCGGGCACGTCGTGCGCGTCTCGAGCCCGCAGGGCCGGTTCGTGCAGGGTGCGGCCGACCTCGACGGCCGCCGGGTGACCGATGCGCGGGCCGTCGGCAAGCAGATGTTCCTCGGGTTCGAGGGAGACCGGTGGCTGAGGGTGCACCTCGGCATGTACGGCGCGTGGGACTTCGCGGGCGACATCCTGATGGACGCCACGATCGCGTCGGCGAACGGCCGCATGGGCCAGACCAACCAGCGCGGCACCTTCCTCGACGCCGAGAATCCCGACGCCGTGGTGCTCGACTCGGCAGGAGAGAACTCGATCACCTCGATCGGCGCGCCGCGGCGCACGCGCCTGCGCATGTCCGAGTCCGAGAAGGAGGGCGCGCGCCCCGAGACGTTCCCGCCGGAGCCGATCGGCCAGGTGCGGGTGCGGCTGCTCACCGAGACGGTGTGCGCCGACCTGCGCGGCCCGACCGCATGCGAGGTGCTCGACCCGGCGCAGGTCGAGGCGATCGTCGCGAAGCTCGGCCCCGACCCCTTGCTCGATCCCGGTCCCGCCTCCGAAGAGCGCTTCACGAGCGTCGTGCGGCGCAAGCCGACGCCCATCGGGTTGCTCCTCATGGACCAGAACGTCGTCGCCGGCATCGGCAACGTCTACCGCGCCGAACTGCTGTTCCGTGCCCGGCTGAACCCGCACACGCCGGGCCGGCTGGTTCCCGAGGAGGTCGTGCGCGACCTCTGGCGCGACTGGGCGAAGCTGCTCGCGATCGGCGTCGAGACCGGGCAGATGATGACCATGGACGACCTCGACCCCGAGGCCTATCGTGCCGCGATGGCCAGCCGCGACGACCGCCACTGGGTCTACAAGCGCGAGGGGCAGCCGTGCCGCGTGTGCGGAACGAACATCGTGCTCGAGGAGATGGGCGCCCGCAAGCTCTACTGGTGCCCGAGGTGCCAGGCATGA
- a CDS encoding amidohydrolase — translation MTMRPTDAAAPLLLAGARLPGGAGLVDLHVADGRVSSIRPSGGPIEPQAERVAVRRVELDGRFVVPGLHDRHVHASQWAMVSRRLDLASADSAAGAAALVAASVDAGATEVIGFGYRDGLWADAPTRQRLDAVSGEVPVVLVSADLHACWVNSAAARRHGVLEAAGQSGILREGDCFALVRELDDIADHVLDEWVGEAADRAAARGVVGVTDYEMRWNRDDWARRAARGIRSLRVSFGVYTQHFERAIVDGLRTGEAVEGTGGLVTVGGYKVITDGSLNTRTAWCFDPYPGLEGHEHPYGLSTVPFDELVPLMRRAVEAGLTPAVHAIGDHANARVLDAFEALGSDGWARRGSIEHAQLLRRDDVARFAELGVVASVQPEHAMDDRDVAEHYWPGRTDRAFMLADLAAAGVELALGSDAPVAPLDPWVAIAAAVGRTRDGRDPWHPEQAIEARVALAASTNGAGAEVRAGAAADLAVIELDPFAAGADALRTMPVAATLLGGRFTHSTLG, via the coding sequence ATGACAATGCGACCGACGGATGCCGCGGCGCCGCTGCTCCTCGCCGGTGCGCGCCTGCCGGGCGGGGCCGGCCTCGTCGACCTGCACGTCGCCGACGGACGCGTCTCGTCGATCCGGCCGTCAGGCGGCCCGATCGAGCCGCAGGCCGAGCGCGTCGCCGTTCGTCGGGTCGAGCTCGACGGCCGATTCGTCGTTCCTGGGCTGCACGACCGTCACGTGCATGCCTCGCAATGGGCCATGGTGTCGCGGCGGCTCGACCTCGCCTCGGCCGACTCGGCCGCGGGCGCCGCGGCGCTCGTCGCGGCCTCCGTCGACGCCGGTGCGACCGAGGTCATCGGCTTCGGCTACCGCGACGGGCTGTGGGCCGATGCGCCGACGCGCCAACGCCTCGACGCGGTGTCGGGCGAGGTGCCCGTCGTGCTCGTCTCGGCCGACCTGCACGCCTGCTGGGTGAACTCGGCCGCAGCACGCCGGCACGGCGTGCTCGAGGCGGCCGGCCAGTCCGGCATCCTCCGTGAAGGCGACTGCTTCGCGCTCGTGCGCGAGCTCGACGACATCGCCGACCACGTGCTCGACGAATGGGTGGGCGAGGCCGCCGATCGGGCCGCCGCACGCGGCGTCGTCGGCGTCACCGACTACGAGATGCGATGGAACCGCGATGACTGGGCCAGGCGGGCCGCCCGCGGCATCCGCTCGCTCAGGGTGTCGTTCGGCGTCTACACGCAGCACTTCGAGCGGGCGATCGTCGACGGGCTCCGCACGGGCGAAGCGGTCGAGGGCACGGGCGGGCTCGTGACCGTCGGCGGCTACAAGGTCATCACCGACGGCTCGCTGAACACGCGCACCGCCTGGTGCTTCGACCCGTATCCGGGCCTCGAGGGCCACGAGCACCCGTACGGGCTCTCGACGGTGCCGTTCGACGAGCTCGTGCCGCTCATGCGACGCGCGGTCGAAGCCGGGCTCACGCCGGCCGTGCACGCGATCGGCGACCACGCCAACGCACGCGTGCTCGACGCCTTCGAGGCGCTCGGCAGCGACGGCTGGGCGCGACGCGGCTCGATCGAGCACGCGCAGCTGCTCCGACGCGACGACGTGGCGCGCTTCGCCGAGCTCGGCGTCGTGGCGAGCGTGCAGCCCGAGCACGCCATGGACGACCGCGACGTCGCCGAGCACTACTGGCCGGGCCGCACCGACCGCGCGTTCATGCTCGCCGACCTCGCGGCGGCGGGCGTCGAGCTCGCCCTCGGGTCCGATGCGCCCGTGGCGCCGCTGGATCCGTGGGTCGCGATCGCCGCCGCCGTCGGCCGCACCCGCGACGGCCGGGACCCGTGGCATCCCGAGCAGGCGATCGAGGCGAGGGTCGCGCTCGCCGCGTCGACGAACGGCGCCGGTGCCGAGGTGCGAGCGGGCGCCGCGGCGGACCTCGCGGTGATCGAACTCGACCCGTTCGCCGCCGGCGCCGACGCACTGCGTACGATGCCGGTCGCCGCGACATTGCTGGGCGGCCGGTTCACGCACTCGACGCTCGGGTAG
- a CDS encoding multicopper oxidase family protein, translating into MLQTRLRRPGATIGSAMAALAAGGLVALAFAGCGIVAPGPVDTVGEVDFDTPLAIPPLAESHVDADGTRVFALDARAGSTEFAPGVASESWGFNGTYLGPTLVADRGEHVRVDVTNSLDEPTTVHWHGMHLPAAMDGGPHQMVAPDASWSPEWTIDQPAATLWYHPHPHGETEAHVAKGLAGMFVLHDEAERALGLPGEYGVDDVPVIVQDAGFSADGAREDPQRGYAGGLGDEVLVNGTRGPYLDATTELVRLRLLNASTARTYAFTWGDARPIELIATDGGLLEASVALDHVRLSPGERAEVLLRLAPGERVVLQSRMTAEIAGLESVVASMNGGADAFDVLEVRAAEELQPAASAPTELASIDDFDPAEVVTTRRFELGDSFEINGEAMDMGRIDETVTVNTLERWIVENTNAVPHSFHVHDVQFRIASIDGEAPPAELAGWKDTIFTEPETTYELLMRFDDYADPSTPYMYHCHLLWHEDQGMMGQFAVVEPGQRATMSEGTHHEH; encoded by the coding sequence ATGCTCCAGACCCGCCTCCGCAGACCCGGCGCGACGATCGGCAGCGCCATGGCCGCTCTCGCCGCCGGCGGCCTCGTCGCGCTCGCGTTCGCCGGGTGCGGCATCGTCGCCCCCGGTCCCGTCGACACGGTCGGCGAGGTCGACTTCGACACGCCCCTCGCGATCCCGCCGCTCGCGGAGTCGCACGTCGATGCCGACGGCACGCGCGTGTTCGCACTCGACGCGCGGGCCGGCTCCACCGAGTTCGCGCCCGGCGTCGCGAGCGAGAGCTGGGGGTTCAACGGCACGTACCTCGGTCCGACGCTCGTCGCCGACCGCGGCGAGCACGTGCGCGTCGACGTCACGAACTCGCTCGACGAGCCCACGACGGTGCACTGGCACGGCATGCACCTTCCGGCCGCGATGGACGGCGGCCCGCACCAGATGGTCGCTCCGGATGCCTCGTGGTCGCCCGAGTGGACGATCGACCAGCCCGCGGCCACGCTCTGGTACCACCCCCACCCGCACGGCGAGACCGAGGCGCACGTCGCGAAGGGCCTCGCGGGTATGTTCGTGCTCCACGACGAGGCGGAGCGAGCGCTCGGCCTGCCCGGCGAGTACGGCGTCGACGACGTACCGGTGATCGTGCAGGACGCCGGGTTCTCGGCCGACGGCGCACGCGAGGACCCGCAGCGCGGATACGCCGGCGGCCTCGGCGACGAGGTGCTCGTGAACGGCACCCGCGGTCCGTACCTCGACGCGACCACCGAGCTCGTGCGGCTGCGGTTGCTGAACGCCTCGACCGCGCGCACGTACGCCTTCACGTGGGGCGACGCGCGACCGATCGAGCTCATCGCGACCGACGGCGGGCTGCTCGAGGCATCCGTCGCCCTCGATCATGTGCGCCTGTCGCCCGGAGAGCGCGCCGAGGTGCTGCTGCGGCTCGCACCGGGGGAGCGGGTCGTGCTCCAGTCGCGCATGACCGCCGAGATCGCGGGGCTCGAGTCGGTCGTGGCGTCGATGAACGGCGGTGCCGACGCGTTCGACGTGCTCGAGGTGCGCGCCGCCGAAGAACTGCAGCCGGCGGCATCCGCCCCCACCGAGCTCGCGAGCATCGATGACTTCGACCCGGCCGAGGTCGTGACCACCCGCCGCTTCGAGCTCGGCGACAGCTTCGAGATCAACGGCGAGGCCATGGACATGGGACGCATCGACGAGACCGTCACCGTGAACACGCTCGAGCGATGGATCGTCGAGAACACCAACGCCGTGCCGCACAGCTTCCACGTGCACGACGTGCAGTTCCGCATCGCCTCGATCGACGGCGAGGCGCCGCCGGCCGAGCTCGCCGGGTGGAAGGACACGATCTTCACCGAACCCGAGACCACGTACGAACTGCTCATGCGCTTCGACGACTACGCCGACCCGAGCACGCCGTACATGTACCACTGCCACCTGCTGTGGCACGAGGATCAGGGCATGATGGGCCAGTTCGCCGTCGTCGAGCCCGGTCAACGTGCGACGATGAGCGAAGGAACCCACCATGAGCACTGA
- a CDS encoding sensor histidine kinase, with translation MSTETMPADRAASEVDPTATDAAPRRRSYWRLWAGVPRELGFLILTMPIAILGLVVVSTLFFTGIGTIALVFGIFLIVAALGTARGFGVLELVRLRGAGRPPIAPPVWNRNGRGSGFWRSLFEPFIDGHYWLYLLHTLIINPIVSIVTWSLTITWISAALGGTTSWMWRGFIPEYDRDLWLHEVVLDYLFPNNDFAIEPWLGETVFEFIVGLIFLGTLPFVFRGLTVLHDLIARGVLGAWRSEALEVEVTRLAASRGAAVQAEDASLRRLERDIHDGPQQRLVRLQMDLASIERAIDRDPDAARGMLGEAREQARETLDELRALSRGFAPPILQDRGLAVALESLAARSIVPVTVELDLPTDAALPASIERNVYFVAAELLTNAVKHAEASGIRLRVGLRDTGASGRWIDLWVTDNGRGGASAVPGHGLAGLDERVRGLDGVLVVDSPVGGPTSIGAHVPYVALAASDRP, from the coding sequence ATGAGCACTGAGACGATGCCAGCCGACCGCGCCGCGAGCGAGGTCGACCCGACGGCGACGGATGCCGCGCCGCGCCGTCGCAGCTACTGGCGCCTCTGGGCCGGCGTGCCCCGCGAGCTGGGCTTCCTCATCCTGACCATGCCGATCGCGATCCTCGGCCTGGTGGTCGTCTCGACCCTGTTCTTCACGGGCATCGGCACCATCGCGCTCGTCTTCGGCATCTTCCTCATCGTCGCCGCGCTCGGCACGGCACGAGGCTTCGGCGTGCTCGAGCTCGTGCGGCTCCGGGGGGCCGGCCGCCCGCCGATCGCGCCGCCGGTCTGGAACCGCAACGGACGTGGGAGCGGCTTCTGGAGGTCGCTGTTCGAGCCGTTCATCGACGGACACTACTGGCTGTACCTGCTGCACACGCTCATCATCAATCCGATCGTGAGCATCGTGACCTGGAGCCTCACGATCACGTGGATCTCGGCGGCGCTCGGCGGCACGACCAGCTGGATGTGGCGCGGTTTCATCCCCGAGTACGACCGCGACCTGTGGCTGCACGAGGTCGTGCTGGACTACCTCTTCCCGAACAACGACTTCGCGATCGAGCCGTGGCTCGGCGAGACCGTGTTCGAGTTCATCGTCGGACTGATCTTCCTCGGCACGCTGCCGTTCGTGTTCCGCGGGCTCACCGTGCTGCACGACCTCATCGCGCGCGGTGTGCTCGGAGCGTGGCGCAGCGAGGCGCTCGAGGTCGAGGTCACCCGGCTCGCCGCGTCGCGCGGTGCGGCGGTGCAGGCCGAGGACGCGTCGCTCCGCCGCCTCGAGCGCGACATCCACGACGGGCCGCAGCAGCGCCTCGTGCGCCTGCAGATGGACCTGGCGAGCATCGAGCGCGCGATCGACCGCGACCCCGATGCCGCACGGGGCATGCTCGGCGAGGCCCGCGAGCAGGCCCGCGAGACGCTCGACGAGCTCCGCGCGCTCTCCCGCGGATTCGCGCCGCCGATCCTGCAGGACCGCGGCCTCGCGGTCGCCCTCGAGTCGCTCGCCGCACGCAGCATCGTGCCCGTGACGGTCGAGCTCGACCTGCCGACGGATGCCGCGCTGCCGGCCTCGATCGAACGCAACGTCTACTTCGTGGCCGCCGAGCTGCTGACGAATGCGGTCAAGCACGCCGAGGCGAGCGGCATCCGCCTGCGCGTCGGCCTGCGCGACACGGGTGCGAGCGGACGGTGGATCGACCTCTGGGTCACCGACAACGGGCGCGGCGGCGCATCGGCGGTTCCCGGGCACGGGCTCGCCGGGCTCGACGAACGCGTGCGGGGGCTCGACGGGGTGCTCGTCGTGGACAGCCCGGTCGGCGGACCGACCTCGATCGGCGCGCACGTGCCGTATGTCGCGCTCGCGGCATCCGACCGCCCCTGA
- a CDS encoding response regulator transcription factor: MTDPATRPPLRIVLAEDSVLLREGLVRLFGEAGFETVAAYGDAEALLADLAATAPDVAVLDVRMPPTFRDEGVRAAIEIRRRMPRAGVLLLSQYVEGTYANELLSSGEGGMGYLLKDRVASLDELQDAVERVSQGGTVLDPLVVRELLARRGDPLASLTPREREVMGLMAEGRTNAGIAKQLFIGVGAVEKNVTSIFQKLGLEDSGTDHRRVLAVLAWLQR, from the coding sequence ATGACCGATCCGGCCACGCGCCCACCGCTCCGCATCGTGCTCGCAGAGGACTCCGTGCTGCTCCGCGAGGGGCTCGTGCGGCTCTTCGGCGAAGCCGGGTTCGAGACGGTCGCGGCCTACGGCGATGCCGAAGCCCTGCTCGCCGACCTCGCGGCGACGGCGCCCGATGTCGCGGTGCTCGACGTGCGGATGCCCCCGACCTTCCGCGACGAGGGCGTGCGCGCGGCGATCGAGATCCGGCGACGGATGCCGCGGGCGGGCGTCCTGCTGCTGAGCCAGTACGTCGAGGGCACATACGCCAACGAGCTCCTCTCGTCGGGCGAGGGCGGCATGGGCTACCTGCTGAAGGACCGCGTCGCGTCGCTCGACGAACTGCAGGACGCCGTCGAGCGGGTGAGCCAGGGCGGCACCGTGCTCGACCCGCTGGTCGTTCGCGAACTGCTCGCCCGTCGCGGCGACCCGCTCGCCTCGCTGACTCCGCGCGAGCGCGAGGTCATGGGGCTCATGGCCGAGGGTCGCACGAACGCGGGCATCGCGAAGCAGTTGTTCATCGGCGTCGGCGCGGTCGAGAAGAACGTCACCTCGATCTTCCAGAAGCTCGGCCTCGAGGATTCGGGCACCGACCACCGCCGGGTGCTCGCGGTGCTCGCCTGGCTGCAGCGCTAG
- a CDS encoding Dps family protein translates to MTDIQTAPQTGSTADVAAGAAQFLTPVVQELIALAVNGKQAHWHVRGANFIAVHELLDTVVDHAQDWSDTAAERVVALGLPIDGRLATVASKTAGANPKLGFLPYEQAIADVVAQIDVVTQRVNAAIEGLAELDPASQDVVIEIRRGLDKDRWFLSSHVAVA, encoded by the coding sequence ATGACCGACATCCAGACCGCACCGCAGACGGGATCCACGGCCGATGTGGCCGCAGGAGCCGCACAGTTCCTCACGCCCGTCGTGCAGGAACTCATCGCACTCGCCGTGAACGGCAAGCAGGCGCACTGGCACGTTCGGGGCGCGAACTTCATCGCCGTGCACGAGCTGCTCGACACGGTCGTCGACCACGCGCAGGACTGGTCCGACACGGCCGCCGAGCGCGTCGTCGCACTGGGCCTGCCGATCGACGGGCGCCTCGCGACCGTGGCCTCGAAGACCGCCGGCGCGAACCCCAAACTCGGCTTCCTGCCGTACGAGCAGGCCATCGCCGACGTGGTCGCGCAGATCGACGTCGTCACGCAGCGCGTGAACGCCGCGATCGAGGGCCTGGCGGAGCTCGACCCGGCCAGCCAGGACGTCGTGATCGAGATCCGTCGCGGCCTCGACAAGGACCGCTGGTTCCTCTCCTCGCACGTCGCCGTCGCCTAG